Proteins encoded within one genomic window of Anaerohalosphaeraceae bacterium:
- a CDS encoding carbamoyltransferase, giving the protein MSEQKENKKPVRILGISAFYHDSAAALVVDGRIAAAAQEERFTRKKHDHNFPVNAVHYCLKEEGIDASQLDYVVFYEKPLVRFERILETYIAYAPRGFKQFLMSIPLWLKQKLHLPREMDRALDFQYKGRYLFCEHHESHAASAFFPSPFEEAVILTMDGVGEWATASIGAGRGNRIEMLYELRFPHSLGLLYSAFTYFTGFRVNSGEYKLMGLAPYGRPIYYDKIMSEMIDLKEDGSFRLNLDYFAYCYSDVMTSPKFDEMFGGPRRKPETQITQREMDIAASIQKVTEEIMLRMSRYAHRQTGMKNLVLAGGVALNCVGNGRILREGPFEHIWIQPAAGDAGGALGAALFVWHQLLDNPRKPAPQDMQNGSLLGPAFTTEEIKAYLDSQGAVYEVYERESDLLEVVSDALIDQKVVGWFQGRMEFGPRALGSRSILGDARNEQMQSKMNLKIKFRESFRPFAPSVLAERASEYFGLGDGCSSPYMLLVAPVREEKRIATEKTDGLFGLDLLKVRRSCVPGITHVDYSARIQTVDAQRHGRYYRLLKRFEEKTGCPLVINTSFNVRGEPIVCTPENAYRCFLATNMDMLVMENVVLRKERQPQAQSYEVDEYLAKFALD; this is encoded by the coding sequence ATGTCAGAGCAAAAAGAAAACAAAAAACCGGTTCGAATCTTGGGAATCTCAGCGTTTTACCATGACAGTGCGGCAGCGCTGGTGGTGGACGGCCGAATCGCAGCCGCTGCGCAGGAAGAGCGGTTCACGCGGAAAAAGCATGACCATAATTTTCCGGTGAATGCGGTCCATTATTGTCTGAAGGAGGAAGGAATTGACGCGTCGCAGCTCGATTATGTGGTTTTTTATGAAAAGCCGCTGGTTCGGTTCGAGCGGATTTTGGAGACCTATATTGCCTATGCCCCGCGGGGATTTAAACAATTTTTGATGAGCATCCCGCTGTGGCTGAAGCAAAAACTGCATCTGCCGCGGGAAATGGACCGAGCCCTCGATTTTCAGTATAAAGGCCGGTATCTGTTCTGTGAGCATCACGAATCGCATGCGGCCAGCGCATTTTTCCCCTCGCCGTTTGAGGAGGCGGTGATTTTGACGATGGACGGCGTGGGGGAGTGGGCTACGGCGAGCATCGGGGCCGGACGCGGCAATCGGATTGAGATGCTCTATGAACTGCGGTTTCCGCATTCGCTGGGGCTGCTGTATTCGGCCTTTACCTATTTTACCGGTTTTCGGGTTAATTCAGGGGAATACAAGCTGATGGGGCTGGCGCCGTACGGCAGGCCGATTTATTATGACAAAATCATGTCCGAAATGATTGATTTGAAAGAGGACGGCTCTTTTCGTCTGAATCTGGATTATTTTGCCTATTGTTATTCGGATGTGATGACCAGTCCGAAATTTGACGAAATGTTCGGCGGGCCGCGCCGCAAGCCGGAAACGCAGATTACCCAGCGGGAGATGGACATTGCGGCCTCGATTCAAAAGGTCACCGAAGAGATTATGCTGCGGATGAGCCGTTATGCGCATCGGCAGACGGGGATGAAGAATCTGGTCCTGGCCGGCGGGGTGGCGCTGAATTGTGTAGGCAACGGGCGGATTTTGCGGGAAGGGCCGTTTGAGCATATCTGGATTCAGCCGGCCGCGGGAGATGCGGGCGGGGCGCTGGGGGCGGCACTCTTTGTGTGGCATCAGCTGCTGGACAATCCGCGAAAGCCCGCCCCGCAGGATATGCAGAACGGCTCGCTTCTGGGCCCGGCCTTTACCACGGAGGAAATCAAGGCGTATCTGGATTCGCAGGGGGCGGTTTACGAGGTCTATGAGAGGGAATCGGATTTACTGGAGGTCGTTTCGGATGCCCTGATTGACCAGAAGGTGGTCGGCTGGTTTCAGGGGCGGATGGAATTCGGGCCGCGTGCGCTGGGCTCGCGGAGCATCCTGGGCGATGCCCGGAACGAGCAGATGCAGTCAAAGATGAATCTGAAGATTAAGTTCCGCGAATCCTTCCGGCCGTTTGCTCCCAGCGTCCTGGCGGAGCGGGCGTCGGAGTATTTCGGGCTGGGGGACGGGTGCAGCAGTCCGTATATGCTGCTGGTGGCGCCGGTGCGGGAGGAAAAGCGGATTGCAACGGAAAAGACGGACGGGCTGTTTGGGCTGGACCTGCTGAAGGTGCGGCGCAGCTGTGTTCCGGGGATTACTCACGTGGATTATTCAGCCCGCATTCAAACGGTGGATGCCCAGCGGCATGGGCGGTATTATCGGCTTCTGAAGCGCTTTGAGGAAAAAACGGGCTGTCCGCTGGTGATTAATACGAGCTTCAATGTGCGGGGCGAGCCGATTGTCTGTACGCCGGAGAATGCGTACCGGTGTTTTTTGGCAACCAATATGGATATGCTGGTGATGGAAAATGTGGTGCTGCGGAAGGAGCGGCAGCCGCAGGCCCAGTCGTACGAGGTCGATGAATATCTGGCGAAGTTCGCTTTGGATTGA